A window from Roseburia sp. 499 encodes these proteins:
- a CDS encoding DUF6531 domain-containing protein codes for MKKFSIDMSVLQETINKLEQSIQQINALKIKILRTNTELTGYHWSGKSARKFQENTFEWRDNFQKYLENLNKMHSTLQGQIMPRVESLDSQASSMASYVGGSAGNSSGTATVSLDWSGKTEMCRLCQNLVGKYEGYAEQLTALSNLDGQLCYSGFSIGTQISSAIGKIHEVQQMLQELQRAMDSYQNNVEELENVMVAQMEQLQMPEGWSNSVSSLLNRLSIACGDFNMNNILKELIRMLKGLNLNSCEYGGDPINLATGNFIFHREYLRQKGLYPLEFVMFYNSMEQQSSVLGKGWVHNYQIYLRKEQQRVVLHWSDGREETFLKEENGQYSHLLGKREILMETSEGMVYKTDLGIKYVFDSQGKNTRVEDRNDNWLKFSYDAEGRLKEAKSISGEALFYRYGEEGLMSEVSDGTGRAVSLSYKDGCLTQVRDEENHTFQYKYDSAGNICGVTNARNIESIRNEYDAEGRVTKQFYPDGGQMRLEYDDNSRKIHVTEQNGNEIDYIHDERFRSVETVFSDGRIQYAYNDQNQKTQIIDKKGNKTTYDYDDAGNLTMVENPMGEKMEMTYNAMKLMTGIKICGEEFLRNQYDLRGNLVRRKDALGREIVVSYNKNGKPIELKQPDGSIIALRYDEHGNISSIRGPLGGETQYEYDMLGQVTATIDGNGNRTEYAYNRRGNIIAVTNAEGNTKHIYYNESGKITCVEDFDGSRLQCEYNEINKPCKVIDQEGNVTLYEYDKMWNMTCRTAANGGKTRFVYDKLNHLERVINAKGAEVQYEYDQNGNRTKVKDSDGGVVKMEYDALNRLIALTDADGAVSHMAYNQFGQKIKTIDAMGNVRRNVYDKAGQRIGVIDARGNKTTYQYNSMGKISKIIDPADRETIYDYLPGGLLEKITYADGTYVSYTYDTNRNVKSSRNQKGYTFYYTYDSMNRIIQIESSEGQKKNYTYDLTGHVSSATDANGNTTQYFYSPAGRLIRVIDALGNCTEYNYDEMGSLSEISQYGEEKELSEACKLNEDNKNLYFMQYKRDVLGQVETTVDALGREEHYEYDNKGRMIEKQDKEGFVTKYS; via the coding sequence ATGAAGAAATTTTCTATTGACATGTCTGTGCTCCAGGAGACAATCAACAAATTGGAGCAGTCGATACAACAAATTAATGCACTGAAGATAAAAATTTTGCGAACGAATACAGAATTGACAGGTTATCACTGGTCAGGAAAGTCTGCAAGAAAATTCCAGGAAAATACATTCGAATGGCGAGATAATTTTCAAAAGTATCTTGAAAATTTAAATAAGATGCATAGTACGTTGCAAGGACAGATTATGCCGAGAGTGGAGTCGTTAGACAGCCAGGCAAGCTCTATGGCAAGTTATGTGGGTGGTAGTGCAGGGAACAGTAGCGGAACTGCCACAGTCAGTCTGGATTGGAGTGGCAAGACGGAAATGTGCCGGTTATGTCAAAACTTGGTCGGAAAATATGAGGGCTACGCAGAACAATTAACGGCATTAAGTAATTTAGATGGACAGTTATGTTATTCCGGATTTTCTATAGGAACACAAATCAGTAGTGCGATTGGTAAGATTCATGAAGTGCAGCAGATGCTTCAGGAACTACAAAGGGCGATGGATTCCTATCAGAATAATGTGGAAGAATTAGAGAACGTAATGGTGGCGCAGATGGAACAGCTACAGATGCCGGAAGGTTGGTCTAACAGTGTTAGTTCCTTACTGAATCGACTTTCTATTGCATGTGGCGACTTTAACATGAACAACATTCTAAAAGAGTTAATTAGAATGTTAAAGGGACTGAATCTGAATAGTTGTGAGTATGGTGGTGACCCAATTAATCTTGCTACCGGAAATTTTATTTTTCATCGGGAATATTTGAGACAAAAAGGGCTCTATCCATTAGAGTTTGTAATGTTTTATAATTCTATGGAACAGCAAAGCAGTGTGTTGGGAAAAGGATGGGTACATAATTATCAAATTTATCTGAGAAAAGAACAACAGAGAGTTGTGCTACATTGGTCAGATGGCAGGGAAGAGACCTTCCTGAAAGAAGAAAATGGACAGTATTCTCATTTGCTTGGAAAACGGGAAATTCTAATGGAAACATCTGAGGGCATGGTTTATAAGACAGATCTTGGGATAAAATATGTTTTTGATTCTCAAGGAAAAAATACCAGAGTAGAAGACCGTAATGATAACTGGCTGAAGTTTTCTTATGACGCAGAGGGAAGACTGAAAGAGGCAAAAAGTATATCGGGAGAAGCGTTGTTTTATCGATATGGTGAGGAAGGGCTTATGTCAGAAGTATCAGATGGAACAGGACGCGCTGTGAGCCTTTCTTATAAAGATGGATGTCTGACACAAGTAAGAGATGAAGAAAATCATACATTTCAATATAAATATGACAGCGCCGGAAATATATGTGGAGTTACCAATGCCAGAAATATTGAGAGTATTCGGAATGAATATGATGCCGAGGGGCGTGTAACAAAACAGTTCTATCCGGATGGTGGGCAGATGCGGCTGGAGTATGATGATAATTCCAGAAAGATACATGTAACGGAGCAGAATGGAAATGAAATTGATTATATTCATGATGAACGTTTCCGAAGTGTAGAGACAGTATTTTCAGATGGGCGAATACAATATGCTTATAATGACCAGAATCAAAAGACGCAGATTATAGATAAAAAAGGAAATAAGACGACTTACGATTATGATGATGCCGGAAATCTAACCATGGTGGAAAATCCTATGGGAGAAAAAATGGAAATGACATATAATGCCATGAAACTGATGACCGGAATCAAGATATGTGGAGAAGAATTCTTACGCAACCAGTATGATTTAAGAGGAAATCTGGTTCGTAGAAAAGACGCTCTTGGAAGGGAAATTGTAGTATCTTACAATAAGAATGGAAAACCAATAGAACTGAAGCAGCCGGATGGAAGTATCATAGCATTAAGATATGATGAACATGGTAATATCAGTTCTATTCGTGGACCCCTGGGTGGTGAGACTCAGTATGAGTATGATATGTTAGGACAGGTAACTGCGACTATTGACGGAAACGGCAATCGTACGGAATATGCCTATAATCGCCGGGGAAATATTATTGCGGTAACAAATGCAGAAGGAAATACAAAGCACATTTATTATAACGAGAGTGGAAAAATAACTTGTGTTGAAGATTTTGACGGAAGTCGGCTGCAATGTGAATATAATGAAATCAATAAACCATGTAAGGTAATTGACCAGGAAGGCAATGTTACTTTATATGAATATGATAAAATGTGGAATATGACTTGCCGGACAGCAGCAAATGGTGGAAAAACAAGATTTGTTTATGACAAGCTGAATCATCTGGAACGTGTCATCAATGCAAAAGGTGCAGAAGTACAATATGAATATGACCAGAATGGGAACCGTACAAAAGTCAAGGACTCAGATGGCGGAGTTGTAAAGATGGAATATGATGCCCTGAATCGCCTGATTGCCTTAACAGATGCTGATGGAGCAGTTAGTCATATGGCGTACAATCAGTTTGGACAGAAGATAAAGACTATTGATGCCATGGGAAATGTGCGGAGAAACGTGTATGACAAAGCAGGGCAGCGAATCGGTGTGATAGATGCCAGAGGAAATAAAACTACATATCAATATAATTCCATGGGAAAAATCAGCAAGATTATTGACCCGGCAGATAGGGAGACGATTTACGATTATCTGCCCGGTGGATTGTTGGAAAAGATTACTTATGCTGACGGAACCTATGTAAGTTACACTTATGATACAAATCGTAATGTAAAGAGTAGCAGGAATCAGAAAGGATATACTTTTTATTATACCTATGATTCCATGAATAGAATCATACAGATTGAAAGTAGCGAGGGGCAGAAAAAGAATTATACCTATGATTTAACCGGACATGTAAGTTCTGCGACAGATGCCAATGGAAATACGACACAATATTTTTATTCGCCGGCAGGACGTTTGATACGCGTGATAGATGCCTTGGGAAACTGTACGGAATATAATTATGATGAAATGGGCAGTTTGTCAGAAATTTCACAATATGGTGAGGAAAAAGAACTGTCAGAGGCATGTAAACTGAATGAAGATAATAAAAACCTGTATTTTATGCAATACAAACGTGATGTTTTGGGTCAGGTAGAAACAACTGTAGATGCTCTGGGAAGAGAAGAACATTATGAATATGACAACAAAGGACGTATGATTGAAAAACAGGATAAAGAAGGCTTCGTCACAAAGTATAGCTAA
- a CDS encoding ABC transporter permease subunit, translated as MISIPLLKRNMASCVKPFLIIYAVLCMYTLVIVYMYNPELADMLNQYQEAFSGMMAAAGMTGVASNLLEWMQIYLYGFLMILFPLIFVIIMVQKLVMSYIDNGSMANLLSTPNSRRKIICTQALSIILWMGILMVAVTVMGIAGSQIMFPGELDVKRYIMLNGSTLLMQLLVCGIAFLAACVCSESKNYYALGAGLPILFFLIQMISNMGDKLEKLKYLTIYTLLPTAEIVKGESGIWGQNVVMAVVAIILFSSGIWWFGRRDLSL; from the coding sequence ATGATTTCAATTCCATTATTAAAAAGAAACATGGCATCTTGTGTGAAACCATTTTTGATTATTTATGCAGTGTTGTGTATGTATACACTGGTGATTGTTTATATGTATAATCCGGAACTGGCAGATATGTTGAATCAGTATCAGGAGGCATTTTCGGGAATGATGGCCGCCGCAGGAATGACAGGAGTTGCGTCTAATTTATTAGAATGGATGCAGATATATTTGTATGGTTTTCTGATGATTTTGTTTCCATTGATTTTTGTCATTATTATGGTACAGAAATTGGTTATGAGTTATATTGATAATGGTTCTATGGCGAACTTACTGTCAACTCCTAATTCCAGAAGAAAGATTATTTGTACACAGGCATTATCCATTATTTTATGGATGGGAATTCTAATGGTAGCGGTTACTGTTATGGGGATTGCGGGAAGTCAGATTATGTTTCCGGGAGAACTGGATGTGAAGCGCTATATTATGTTGAATGGAAGTACTCTGCTGATGCAACTTCTGGTATGCGGAATAGCATTTTTGGCAGCCTGCGTATGTAGTGAGTCAAAGAATTATTATGCGTTAGGAGCAGGACTTCCAATTCTATTTTTTCTTATACAGATGATTTCTAATATGGGAGATAAGTTGGAAAAGTTAAAATATTTAACAATTTACACCTTGCTTCCGACAGCAGAAATCGTAAAAGGAGAAAGTGGAATATGGGGACAAAATGTTGTTATGGCTGTTGTAGCAATTATTTTGTTTAGTAGTGGAATATGGTGGTTTGGCAGGAGGGATTTATCACTGTAA
- a CDS encoding ABC transporter ATP-binding protein, producing MKNVIELQNVTKDYGSGKGVFDVSFSVKEGEVFGYLGPNGAGKSTTIRQLMGFIHPQAGTCQIFGKDCFAQASEIQSEIGYLAGELAFMEDMTGRKFLEFMARMKGIKDLSRMEELIERFELNPQGKMRKMSKGMKQKVGLVCAFMGNPKAVILDEPTSGLDPLMQNRFVELILEEKRKGTTILMSSHIFEEVEKTCDRTAIIRAGRIVAIEDMQSLSEKRKKIYTVTLPDAQTAERFVKESGVEVQGITGNRVQLTVKNQIPETLQLIAKYQPIDLDIKTQSLEELFMHFYGEEEKK from the coding sequence ATGAAGAATGTAATCGAATTACAAAATGTAACGAAGGATTACGGAAGCGGAAAGGGAGTGTTTGACGTATCTTTTTCCGTAAAGGAAGGGGAAGTATTCGGTTATCTGGGACCAAACGGAGCAGGGAAAAGTACCACGATTCGCCAGTTGATGGGATTTATTCATCCACAGGCAGGAACGTGTCAGATTTTTGGGAAGGACTGTTTTGCACAGGCAAGCGAAATTCAAAGTGAAATAGGTTATCTTGCCGGGGAACTTGCTTTTATGGAAGATATGACCGGAAGAAAATTTTTGGAGTTTATGGCACGGATGAAGGGAATAAAGGATTTGTCCAGAATGGAAGAGTTGATAGAGCGGTTTGAATTAAATCCTCAGGGAAAAATGCGAAAGATGTCTAAGGGAATGAAACAAAAGGTTGGACTGGTGTGTGCATTTATGGGGAATCCCAAGGCAGTCATTTTAGATGAACCGACCAGTGGGTTAGATCCGTTGATGCAGAATCGGTTTGTAGAGTTGATTTTGGAAGAAAAAAGAAAGGGCACAACCATTCTGATGTCTTCCCATATTTTTGAAGAAGTAGAGAAAACTTGTGACCGTACTGCAATTATCCGGGCAGGAAGGATTGTGGCAATCGAGGATATGCAGTCACTTTCTGAGAAACGTAAAAAAATATATACGGTTACATTGCCGGATGCGCAGACAGCCGAACGATTTGTAAAAGAATCCGGGGTGGAAGTGCAGGGAATAACAGGGAATCGGGTACAGCTTACGGTAAAGAATCAGATTCCGGAAACACTGCAACTGATTGCAAAATATCAGCCGATAGACCTGGATATTAAGACGCAGAGTTTAGAAGAATTATTTATGCATTTTTATGGAGAGGAGGAAAAGAAATGA
- a CDS encoding LytTR family DNA-binding domain-containing protein, which yields MKVRTEQIASGEDEILVKYKEMTPEIKRIIESLKRESVFVVGKSGERQYRIQPREIYYFESVDEKLFAYTSENEYQVALTLAEAEEKLNSYGFFRCNKSFVVNINHIASVRSEMGNRIDALLDNQEHVIISRRYAKVFRELLRGGKNHE from the coding sequence ATGAAAGTACGTACAGAACAAATTGCATCCGGTGAGGATGAGATTCTTGTTAAATATAAAGAAATGACACCTGAAATTAAAAGAATCATAGAGTCATTAAAGAGAGAATCGGTTTTTGTCGTGGGAAAAAGCGGAGAGAGACAGTATCGTATTCAGCCTAGAGAAATATATTATTTTGAAAGTGTAGATGAAAAATTGTTTGCTTATACCAGTGAAAACGAATATCAGGTGGCACTCACACTGGCAGAGGCAGAAGAAAAGTTAAATTCCTACGGATTTTTCCGGTGTAATAAATCCTTTGTTGTGAATATCAATCACATTGCATCCGTGCGAAGTGAAATGGGAAATCGTATTGATGCACTTTTGGATAATCAGGAGCATGTGATTATATCCAGAAGGTATGCGAAGGTCTTTCGAGAACTACTGCGAGGAGGGAAGAATCATGAATAA
- a CDS encoding ABC transporter permease, whose protein sequence is MLENIRLSFQGIWSHKMRSFLTMLGIIIGIAAIIAIVSTIKGTNEQIKENLVGSGDNTVTVQLNQGDWAYEMEYNGIPDGVPVISEDVRQEILELDHVENVALYTYREGYNTVYHQNTGLSGGKIYGIDQNYFATCNYKIRSGRNFAESDYSKYRKVAILDVDSAETLFEGEDPVGKTIEIKQEPYVVIGVVEKSSKFEPVINSIEDYYMYADDSSGSVYVPDTTWPVIYSYDEPQALVLKLDNTDNMTAAGKQVEEILNANLEVEDDTLKYKAANLLEQAKEIQELSQSTNTMLIWIAGISLLVGGIGVMNIMLVSVTERTQEIGLKKAIGARKGKILGQFLTEAAVLTSLGGLLGVVVGIVLAEVISKVMETKVAISAPAAVIAVIFSMVIGIIFGLLPSYKAANLNPIDSLRHE, encoded by the coding sequence ATGCTAGAAAATATAAGACTGTCCTTTCAAGGAATTTGGTCACATAAAATGCGTTCCTTTCTTACCATGTTGGGAATTATTATTGGTATTGCAGCAATTATTGCAATTGTTTCTACAATTAAAGGAACGAACGAACAGATTAAAGAGAATTTAGTAGGTTCGGGAGATAATACAGTAACAGTACAGTTGAATCAGGGAGATTGGGCATACGAGATGGAATACAATGGAATACCGGATGGTGTACCGGTTATTTCGGAAGATGTCAGACAGGAAATATTGGAACTTGATCATGTAGAAAATGTTGCTTTGTATACTTACCGAGAAGGATATAATACGGTATATCATCAAAATACCGGTTTATCCGGAGGAAAAATATACGGAATAGACCAGAATTACTTTGCAACCTGTAATTATAAAATAAGAAGTGGAAGAAATTTCGCAGAGTCAGATTATAGTAAGTATCGTAAGGTGGCAATTTTGGATGTAGATTCAGCAGAAACGCTTTTCGAAGGGGAAGATCCGGTAGGAAAAACCATTGAGATTAAACAAGAGCCGTATGTGGTAATTGGAGTAGTGGAGAAATCATCTAAATTCGAGCCTGTAATTAATTCCATAGAGGATTATTATATGTATGCGGATGACAGTAGTGGCTCTGTATATGTGCCTGATACCACTTGGCCGGTTATTTATTCCTATGACGAACCGCAGGCGTTGGTGTTGAAGTTGGATAATACGGATAACATGACAGCGGCAGGAAAACAGGTGGAGGAGATTTTGAATGCCAATCTTGAGGTAGAAGATGACACCTTGAAATATAAGGCGGCAAATCTTCTGGAACAGGCAAAGGAGATTCAGGAATTGAGTCAATCTACAAATACTATGTTAATCTGGATTGCAGGAATTTCACTTCTGGTAGGTGGTATTGGTGTTATGAATATCATGCTGGTATCAGTAACGGAACGTACGCAGGAAATTGGTCTGAAAAAAGCAATCGGAGCCAGAAAAGGGAAGATTTTAGGCCAGTTTTTAACAGAAGCGGCGGTTTTGACCAGCCTTGGTGGTCTACTTGGTGTTGTGGTTGGAATTGTGTTAGCAGAGGTAATATCCAAGGTAATGGAGACAAAGGTTGCCATTAGTGCACCGGCAGCGGTGATAGCCGTGATTTTCTCCATGGTAATTGGAATTATTTTTGGATTGCTACCATCCTATAAGGCTGCTAATTTGAATCCGATTGATTCGTTGCGGCACGAATAA
- a CDS encoding efflux RND transporter periplasmic adaptor subunit — translation MSKKKIIVIIVSIVVVVALAVGGIFTYRWYKSKNTTVEVQSVSNLNWGYGGSGMSSYGMVTNDTSQDVYLLESQTIEEVFVTEGQTVSIGDPLVSYDMTMANLQMEMKELDVDTYNNKLTAAKKELEKLKNTTPISETPTVPETPTVPETPTVPEEPQLPEKTGEAYNYITLNSIPNKGTGTVDDPYVFLCTPECYVLGEYLNSLSEDVSNPKFAVFEIHENNTLEGTLLTSWSVSGNSGLPQMAEDSKWAVSTKSQIEDELMGEIQEPIEDIPVTEPTVEEPQGYTAKELAKLISDKEGEIRDLDLSKRKAELELEQMKKISENGVVSATVNGVVKKVGNKDNPPTDGTPFLTVSGSEGLYVKGAVSELMLGEMEVGQSVYANSWESGMSFEATITEISTYPTENRDVLSGDGNPNVSYYPYTAYIEDTQGLKNGESVELTMTNNMENSDSIYIQKAYVREEDGKSYVLKADENDRLVKQYVVTGKTLWGEAVEIVSGLTLEDRIAFPYGKSAKEGAKVEDASGGGMFYY, via the coding sequence ATGAGTAAGAAAAAAATAATTGTAATAATAGTTTCTATCGTTGTAGTAGTTGCGTTAGCAGTGGGGGGGATTTTTACATACCGTTGGTATAAATCAAAAAATACTACGGTAGAGGTGCAATCTGTTTCTAACCTGAATTGGGGATATGGTGGCAGTGGAATGAGTAGCTATGGAATGGTAACAAACGATACGTCTCAGGATGTATATTTATTGGAAAGTCAGACCATAGAAGAAGTATTTGTAACGGAAGGACAGACGGTTTCGATTGGTGACCCATTAGTTTCTTATGATATGACTATGGCAAATCTTCAGATGGAAATGAAGGAATTGGATGTGGATACCTATAATAATAAGCTTACAGCAGCGAAAAAGGAATTGGAAAAGTTGAAGAATACAACTCCAATTTCAGAAACGCCGACGGTACCTGAAACGCCAACTGTACCTGAAACGCCAACCGTGCCGGAAGAACCTCAGTTACCGGAGAAAACAGGAGAAGCATACAATTACATCACATTGAATTCTATACCAAATAAGGGAACTGGAACGGTGGATGATCCATATGTGTTCTTGTGCACACCGGAGTGCTATGTGTTGGGAGAATACTTGAATAGTTTGTCAGAAGACGTATCTAATCCAAAGTTTGCAGTATTTGAGATTCATGAGAATAACACATTGGAAGGCACATTGCTGACTTCATGGAGTGTGAGTGGAAATAGTGGATTACCGCAGATGGCAGAAGACTCCAAATGGGCAGTTAGTACGAAGTCACAAATCGAAGATGAGCTGATGGGAGAGATACAAGAACCAATAGAGGACATTCCGGTAACAGAACCGACGGTAGAAGAACCACAGGGCTATACAGCCAAGGAATTGGCGAAGCTGATTTCTGATAAGGAAGGAGAAATCAGAGACCTTGATTTGAGTAAACGTAAAGCAGAATTAGAACTGGAACAGATGAAAAAAATCTCAGAAAATGGTGTGGTTTCTGCTACAGTAAACGGAGTTGTTAAAAAAGTAGGAAATAAGGACAATCCACCTACAGACGGAACACCATTTTTGACAGTCAGCGGTTCAGAAGGGCTATATGTAAAGGGAGCTGTAAGTGAATTGATGTTGGGAGAGATGGAAGTAGGACAGTCTGTATATGCCAATTCATGGGAGAGTGGAATGAGCTTTGAGGCTACAATTACTGAAATATCCACTTATCCGACGGAAAACAGAGATGTGTTGAGCGGAGACGGTAATCCAAATGTTTCTTACTATCCATACACTGCATATATCGAGGACACACAGGGGTTGAAAAACGGTGAGTCTGTAGAGCTTACCATGACAAATAATATGGAGAATTCCGACAGCATCTATATTCAAAAAGCGTATGTGAGAGAAGAAGATGGAAAGTCCTATGTATTAAAAGCAGATGAAAATGATCGACTTGTAAAACAATATGTTGTTACTGGAAAGACCCTCTGGGGAGAGGCTGTAGAAATTGTATCAGGACTTACTCTGGAGGATAGAATTGCATTTCCATATGGTAAGTCAGCCAAAGAAGGTGCCAAGGTAGAAGATGCTTCCGGTGGCGGAATGTTTTATTATTGA
- a CDS encoding ABC transporter ATP-binding protein, with amino-acid sequence MILNLQNIFKDYQQDKLVVPVLKDVSLQVEEGEYVAIMGPSGSGKTTLMNIIGCLDRPTSGTYELAGENVLKYKDKEMSDLRLRRIGFVFQSFHLLPRQSALDNVALPLSYAGVKKKERRQRAAAALERVGLGERVDFKPTQLSGGQKQRVAIARAMVNNPKILLADEPTGALDSKSGQQIMELFEKLNEEGVTIVMITHDRNIASNAKRIVHIIDGVITEEGSEEVVHE; translated from the coding sequence ATGATATTAAATTTACAGAATATTTTTAAAGATTATCAGCAGGATAAGCTCGTGGTTCCGGTATTGAAGGATGTTTCTCTTCAAGTGGAAGAGGGAGAATATGTAGCAATTATGGGACCATCCGGTTCCGGGAAAACTACATTAATGAATATTATCGGATGTCTGGACAGACCAACTTCAGGAACTTATGAATTGGCTGGTGAGAATGTATTAAAGTATAAAGACAAAGAAATGTCTGACTTGCGATTGAGAAGAATTGGGTTTGTTTTTCAGAGCTTTCATTTGTTGCCAAGACAGTCAGCGTTAGATAATGTAGCGCTTCCGTTAAGCTATGCAGGTGTGAAGAAAAAGGAAAGAAGACAGAGGGCAGCAGCAGCACTGGAACGCGTAGGACTGGGAGAACGTGTGGATTTCAAACCTACACAGCTTTCAGGTGGACAAAAGCAACGTGTTGCTATTGCAAGAGCGATGGTAAATAACCCTAAGATTCTTTTGGCGGATGAACCTACCGGTGCACTGGACTCTAAGTCTGGACAGCAGATCATGGAACTATTTGAGAAGCTGAATGAAGAAGGCGTTACGATTGTAATGATTACCCATGATAGAAATATAGCCTCGAATGCAAAACGTATTGTACACATCATAGATGGTGTGATTACAGAAGAGGGCAGTGAGGAGGTAGTCCATGAGTAA
- a CDS encoding efflux RND transporter periplasmic adaptor subunit has translation MSKKKVGIIIAVAVVVVAVAGGGLWYFLSGKGSGGKSADKVYVESVASLVSADSGVQNRYSGVVEPQETWEVNKNGEKTVKEVFVAEGDAVEVGTPLFEYDTEALESELAQAKLDLEGMQNDITNYQAQIKQLNEEKSTAPEDEKFNYTTQIQSLQNSIKQSEYNIQSKKIEMQKKQEAIDNSTVNSEIAGVVKSINENGVDASGNASAYMTILATGDYRIKGTVSEQNIASLSQGQSVIIRSRIDEEQVWNGTISKVDMENQETNTNNYMESESGMTSAKYPFYVTLNAADGLILGQHVYIELDEGQNEAKEGIWLFEGYIGMDEEEPYVWAANDKDKLEKRRVELGEYDEELGEYEIKSGLSEEDYIAYPMFGLYEGVTTVTDAAEVDYSSPLYNQEGGMEDEMMEDEVIDDTMLPEDEVPEDEMLPEGGSLEDGAEESIEEPVEEQPEG, from the coding sequence ATGAGTAAAAAGAAAGTGGGAATTATCATTGCAGTAGCTGTAGTGGTTGTGGCAGTAGCTGGGGGTGGGTTGTGGTATTTCTTGAGTGGAAAGGGTTCCGGAGGAAAAAGTGCGGATAAAGTGTATGTAGAATCAGTAGCATCATTAGTTTCGGCAGATTCCGGAGTACAGAACCGGTATTCCGGAGTTGTAGAACCACAGGAAACATGGGAGGTAAATAAAAACGGCGAAAAGACGGTAAAAGAGGTTTTTGTAGCAGAGGGAGATGCGGTAGAGGTAGGAACTCCGTTGTTTGAATATGATACGGAGGCATTGGAATCTGAATTAGCACAGGCGAAGCTTGATTTGGAGGGGATGCAGAATGATATTACGAACTATCAAGCGCAGATTAAACAGTTAAATGAGGAAAAAAGTACAGCGCCTGAGGATGAAAAGTTTAATTATACTACGCAGATTCAGAGTTTACAGAATAGTATTAAACAGTCAGAGTACAATATCCAGAGTAAAAAAATAGAAATGCAGAAGAAGCAGGAAGCTATTGATAATTCCACGGTAAACAGTGAAATTGCAGGAGTAGTAAAGTCTATCAATGAAAATGGTGTGGATGCATCGGGAAACGCTTCAGCATATATGACAATTCTTGCTACCGGAGATTATCGTATCAAAGGAACGGTAAGTGAGCAAAATATTGCCTCCTTAAGTCAGGGACAGAGTGTAATTATTCGTTCCAGAATTGATGAAGAACAGGTATGGAATGGAACTATCAGTAAGGTAGATATGGAGAATCAGGAAACAAATACAAATAATTATATGGAATCTGAATCTGGAATGACTTCTGCCAAGTATCCATTTTATGTAACGTTGAATGCTGCTGATGGATTGATACTAGGACAGCATGTATATATAGAACTGGATGAAGGCCAGAATGAAGCAAAAGAAGGTATCTGGTTGTTTGAGGGTTATATAGGCATGGATGAAGAAGAACCATATGTGTGGGCTGCCAATGATAAGGATAAACTGGAAAAACGAAGAGTAGAATTGGGAGAATATGACGAAGAATTAGGAGAGTATGAGATTAAATCAGGACTATCTGAGGAAGATTATATCGCATATCCAATGTTTGGCCTTTATGAAGGTGTTACTACGGTAACGGATGCAGCAGAGGTAGACTATTCTTCTCCGCTTTATAATCAGGAAGGCGGTATGGAAGACGAAATGATGGAAGATGAAGTGATAGATGATACAATGTTACCGGAAGATGAAGTGCCGGAGGATGAAATGTTACCAGAGGGAGGTAGTCTGGAAGACGGTGCAGAGGAATCAATAGAAGAACCAGTAGAAGAGCAACCGGAGGGATGA